A single window of Periophthalmus magnuspinnatus isolate fPerMag1 chromosome 22, fPerMag1.2.pri, whole genome shotgun sequence DNA harbors:
- the exd1 gene encoding LOW QUALITY PROTEIN: piRNA biogenesis protein EXD1 (The sequence of the model RefSeq protein was modified relative to this genomic sequence to represent the inferred CDS: inserted 2 bases in 2 codons), which translates to MVVDDIQFLSILKGKRIKLTLKNEAYLGTIQRINSNKTIILADVVGANNGCKYLGSKMFFGHDVVNVEFTHEEDNASRYAREKTHEDHLTVEKFQPYRRTVGLDEDDEDEGEYINFIVIDEFHEKFGRAVMQIKKQQVIGVGVDGVEIYKHGRLCWLQIATKHKVYLFDILLLGARAFKNGLSMILQSQRILKVIHDCRAIAGCLSAQFGVNLTNVFDTQVADVMCFYSETGGLLPDRVSTFQEVISLHLKVPSSQLLSLQMKSQLTQEKELWYKRPCPLPLLKVMALSVIHLQPLRLVLLDTLMADYMLLVDSYLKSSHFQPDELDHLSMESVLELPKALRQLEQMRCDRQEWAAEQFPVTKDGLLDRFNPRVTKSTTEEELQKTQEKEFSKPGSMENYSAQSRLFADRGLKATKQNNDKSPVSVLPGIGRGLFFTPTVQSPGKCAAEPASGENGMGLNEATVAPKSLSQSFRTLHFLSVTIMPYVQHFLFLRLRRKEQGACHTVVTASSPAPPXFPAPKLQTSMCPSXGKDDCTFSISAGSSRLFLDPSRKGFVLHGAAALFPSL; encoded by the exons ATGGTTGTAGATGACATTCAGTTTCTAAGTATTCTCAAAGGAAAGCGCATCAAACTTACCTTGAAAAATGAAGCTTATCTCGGCACCATCCAGCGCATCAACTCTAACAAAACCATCATTTTGGCCGACG TGGTTGGGGCCAATAATGGATGTAAATATTTAGGTTCTAAAATGTTCTTCGGCCATGACGTTGTCAATG TGGAATTCACCCATGAAGAAGATAATGCCAGTAGGTA TGCTAGGGAGAAGACTCATGAGGATCACTTGACTGTGGAAAAGTTCCAGCCCTACAGGAGAACTGTTGGACTAG atgaagatgatgaagatgagggGGAATACATTAACTTCATTGTCATTGATGAGTTTCACGAAAAGTTTGGACGAGCT GtgatgcaaataaaaaagcaacaaGTAATTGGAGTAGGAGTGGATGGAGTTGAAATATACAAGCATGGGAGACTCTGCTGGCTTCAG ATTGCTACAAAACACAAGGTGTACCTTTTTGATATCCTGCTGCTGGGAGCTCGCGCATTTAAAAATGGTCTCTCAATGATCCTACAGAGTCAACGTATTTTAAAG GTCATTCATGACTGCAGAGCTATTGCAGGATGTTTATCCGCTCAGTTTGGAGTAAATCTGACAAACGTTTTTGACACTCAG GTTGCAGATGTGATGTGCTTTTACTCTGAGACAGGTGGTTTGCTTCCAGACAGAGTAAGCACTTTTCAGGAGGTGATCAGTCTACATCTAAAGGTTCCTTCATCACAGCTTCTGTCTTTGCAAATGAAGTCTCAACTCACACAG gAGAAGGAGCTGTGGTATAAGCGGCCGTGCCCTCTGCCTTTGCTCAAGGTCATGGCTCTGTCtgtgatccacctgcagcctctgCGCCTGGTGCTGCTTGACACGCTCATGGCAGACTACATGCTTCTGGTGGATTCATATCTCAAAAGTAGCCACTTCCAGCCCGATGAACTGGACCATCTCAGTATG GAGAGTGTTTTGGAACTGCCTAAGGCGCTCAGACAGTTGGAGCAAATGCGTTGTGATCGTCAGGAGTGGGCAGCTGAGCAGTTTCCAGTGACAAAAGATGGTCTGCTGGATCGTTTTAACCCCAGAGTGACAAAGAGCACAACTGAAGAAGAACTACAGAAGACACAAGAGAAAGAGTTCTCTAAACCTGGGAGCATGGAGAATTATTCAGCCCAGAGCAGACTGTTTGCTGATAGAGGACTAAAGGCCACAAAGCAGAACAATGATAagtctccagtttcagtcctgcCTGGTATTGGGCGTGGCCTGTTCTTCACACCCACAGTTCAGAGCCCTGGAAAGTGTGCAGCAGAGCCAGCCTCTGGTGAGAATGGGATGGGGCTCAATGAAGCTACCGTGGCTCCAAAGTCTCTCAGCCAGTCTTTCAG GACCTTGCATTTCCTCTCCGTCACAATAATGCCTTATGTGcaacacttcctgtttctcagGCTCAGGAGGAAGGAACAGGGCGCTTGTCACACGGTAGTCACTGCTTCCTCTCCTGCTCCCC TTTTCCCCGCTCCCAAACTTCAGACATCCATGTGTCCTT CAGGGAAAGATGACTGCACCTTTAGCATCAGCGCAGGAAGCAGCAGGTTATTTTTGGACCCAAGTCGGAAAG